The DNA window CATGAGTCAGGCCATGCGCAAGCTCGCCGGCTCGCTCTCCAAGTCCAACACGACCTGCATCTTCATCAACCAGCTGCGCGAGAAGGTCGGCGTCATGTTCGGCAGCCCCGAAACGACCTCCGGCGGCCGCGCGCTGAAGTTCTACGCGTCCGTGCGCATCGACGTGCGGCGCATCGACTCGATCAAGGTCGGGACCGACGTCGTCGGCAACCGCGTCCGCGCCAAGATCGTCAAGAACAAGGTCGCGCCGCCGTTCCAGCAGGCCGAGTTCGACATCATGTACGGCCAGGGCATCTCCAAGGAAGGCTCCATCCTCGACCTCGGCGTGGAGGAGGGCATCGTCGGCAAGTCGGGCGCCTGGTACACCTACGGCCAGGAGCGCCTCGGGCAGGGCCGAGAGGCCGCGAAGGACTTCCTCCGCGAGCACGGCGAGCTGCGCGACGAGATCGAGGTCAAGATCCGCGAGTCGCTCGGCGTGCCCGTCCCCGGCGCCGTGCCCGTGACCGCGCCTGACGATGCGGAGCCGGCGCCGGTCGAGTAGGCGCCTTCTGGCCGGGACTCGCCCCATGGTCACCGCCATCGTCACGCCGCGCCGCGGGTCGCGCATCCGCCGCATCGACATCGACGGCGAGCCGTGGCGAACCACGTCCCGCGACGCCCTCGACGAGATCCGCCTCGCGGAGGGCGACCCGCGGCGCGGCGTGACGA is part of the Actinomycetota bacterium genome and encodes:
- the recA gene encoding recombinase RecA codes for the protein MQADRDRILEVTREQIEKKYGKGSLMRLGEHDIGRIAAIPTGSLAIDAALGIGGVPRGRVVEVFGPESSGKTTLALQIIAEAQRMGGVAAFIDAEHALDPSYAARLGVDVDDILISQPDTGEQALEITDMLVRSGAIDVIVVDSVAALVPRAELEGEMGDVTVGLQARLMSQAMRKLAGSLSKSNTTCIFINQLREKVGVMFGSPETTSGGRALKFYASVRIDVRRIDSIKVGTDVVGNRVRAKIVKNKVAPPFQQAEFDIMYGQGISKEGSILDLGVEEGIVGKSGAWYTYGQERLGQGREAAKDFLREHGELRDEIEVKIRESLGVPVPGAVPVTAPDDAEPAPVE